Proteins encoded within one genomic window of Streptomyces rubradiris:
- a CDS encoding NAD(P)-binding domain-containing protein: protein MNAAREAEVVVIGAGQAGLSAAYHLRRTGFAPDRDFVVLDHSPGPGGAWQFRWPSLTFGKVHGMHALPGMELTDADPARPSSEVVGEYFDRYERAFGLRVRRPVDVRAVREGTGGRLLVQTPDGTWATRALINATGTWDRPFWPRYPGQETFRGRQLHTAQYAGPEEFAGRRVVVVGGGASGTQHLLELAPYAAATTWVTRRPPVFREGPFDEDAGRAAVALVEERVRQGLPPRSVVSVTGLPLNDAIRQGLADGVLDRRPMFDRIVPDGVEWRDGHKVAADVILWATGFRAALDHLAPLGLREPGGGIRLEGTRAVADPRVHLLGYGPSASTIGANRAGRAAVRDIRRLLAGEPLAA from the coding sequence GTGAACGCAGCACGCGAGGCCGAGGTCGTCGTCATCGGCGCGGGCCAGGCAGGCCTGTCCGCCGCCTATCACCTGCGGCGGACCGGTTTCGCGCCGGACCGCGACTTCGTGGTCCTCGACCACTCCCCCGGGCCGGGCGGTGCCTGGCAGTTCCGGTGGCCCTCGCTGACGTTCGGCAAGGTGCACGGGATGCACGCGCTGCCCGGCATGGAGCTGACGGACGCCGACCCGGCGCGCCCCTCCTCCGAGGTGGTCGGGGAGTACTTCGACCGCTACGAGCGCGCCTTCGGCCTGCGGGTACGGCGTCCCGTCGACGTCCGCGCGGTGCGCGAGGGCACCGGAGGGCGACTGCTCGTCCAGACACCGGACGGCACCTGGGCGACACGGGCGCTGATCAACGCGACCGGCACCTGGGACCGGCCGTTCTGGCCGCGCTATCCCGGCCAGGAGACCTTCCGGGGGCGGCAGTTGCACACCGCTCAGTACGCCGGCCCCGAGGAGTTCGCCGGCCGGCGGGTCGTGGTGGTCGGCGGTGGCGCCTCGGGCACCCAGCATCTGCTGGAGCTCGCCCCGTACGCCGCCGCGACCACCTGGGTCACCCGGCGGCCCCCGGTCTTCCGCGAGGGGCCGTTCGACGAGGACGCGGGCCGCGCGGCCGTCGCTCTGGTGGAGGAGAGGGTGCGCCAGGGGCTGCCGCCGCGCAGTGTGGTCTCGGTCACCGGGCTGCCCCTGAACGACGCGATCCGGCAGGGTCTGGCGGACGGGGTCCTGGACCGGCGGCCGATGTTCGACCGGATCGTGCCGGACGGCGTGGAGTGGCGGGACGGCCACAAGGTGGCGGCCGACGTGATCCTGTGGGCGACCGGTTTCCGCGCCGCGCTCGACCATCTCGCGCCGCTCGGGCTGCGCGAGCCGGGTGGCGGCATCCGGCTGGAGGGCACCCGCGCGGTCGCCGATCCGCGAGTCCATCTCCTGGGCTACGGCCCTTCCGCCAGCACCATCGGGGCCAACCGGGCCGGGCGTGCGGCCGTCCGCGACATCCGGCGGCTGCTCGCCGGGGAGCCCCTCGCCGCGTGA